A region from the Aeromicrobium choanae genome encodes:
- a CDS encoding NUDIX hydrolase produces the protein MLVPVPAPMQERLRDFDPAAAAAPKDAATIAVVRDGPEGLEAFLMRRHSGMAFAAGMYVFPGGGVQDDDGEPMQWVGPPPEAWAERFTCAPDLAGRLVVAAVRETFEETGVLLAGPDESSIVGDTTDLAWAREALETKELSFARFLADEGLVLRADLLGGWAHWITPALEPRRYDTRFFVAALPRGQRIGTVSTEADKSLWAPLSKVLALVDEGRAAMLPPTAVTCRELAPLPAAEVLEAATTREIRPIEPRLVQQDGQWWLELEREEHL, from the coding sequence GTGCTGGTCCCCGTGCCGGCACCCATGCAGGAGCGGCTCCGGGACTTCGATCCCGCCGCGGCCGCCGCCCCGAAGGACGCGGCCACGATCGCCGTCGTGCGCGACGGGCCCGAGGGCCTCGAGGCCTTCCTCATGCGCCGTCACTCCGGCATGGCCTTCGCCGCGGGAATGTACGTCTTCCCCGGTGGCGGGGTCCAGGACGACGACGGTGAGCCCATGCAGTGGGTGGGCCCGCCCCCCGAGGCGTGGGCCGAGCGGTTCACCTGCGCCCCCGACCTGGCCGGCCGCCTCGTGGTGGCGGCCGTCCGCGAGACGTTCGAGGAGACCGGTGTGCTGCTCGCCGGCCCCGACGAGAGCTCGATCGTGGGCGACACCACCGACCTCGCGTGGGCCCGCGAGGCGCTCGAGACCAAGGAGCTGTCGTTCGCGCGGTTCCTGGCCGATGAAGGGCTGGTCCTGCGCGCCGACCTGCTCGGCGGGTGGGCGCACTGGATCACCCCGGCGCTCGAGCCGCGCCGCTACGACACCCGCTTCTTCGTCGCGGCCCTGCCGCGCGGCCAGCGGATCGGCACCGTGAGCACCGAGGCCGACAAGTCCCTGTGGGCACCCCTGTCGAAGGTGCTCGCCCTCGTGGACGAGGGCCGTGCTGCCATGCTGCCGCCCACCGCCGTCACGTGCCGCGAGCTGGCACCCCTTCCCGCCGCCGAGGTGCTCGAGGCGGCCACCACGCGCGAGATCCGCCCCATCGAGCCGCGCCTCGTCCAGCAGGACGGCCAGTGGTGGCTCGAGCTCGAGAGAGAGGAGCACCTGTGA
- a CDS encoding MarP family serine protease, with the protein MNWLDVVLVVTFVIYAYAGWVHGFVSNVFSGGGLLLGFLLGIALAPRFFSQGEGDPMQAVMSIVLVFVVAGIGNFVGTLIGRSLRIRRGPGRAVDAVFGAAFGAVVVMAASWALGYAVSASTLPYVSSAVRDSSVLARVDHLMPERAGEALRAFTDTLTGDVFPRYLDPFETEIIPDTEPPDDATLALKSVRSARQSVVRLLGEAECRRTIEGSGFVIAPERVMTNAHVIAGVDRPTVTLGDRRLQARPVWFDTQLDLAVVDVPGLDGTPLRFDTGAQQGDPAAVLGFPENGPFDARAARVRGRLDLRGPDIYGDGRVARDVFSIRSLVRSGNSGGPLLSAQGDVIGVIFAASLSDPETGYAVTATETLPVAQAATRATATVSTGACA; encoded by the coding sequence ATGAACTGGCTCGATGTCGTCCTGGTCGTGACGTTCGTGATCTACGCCTACGCGGGGTGGGTGCACGGGTTCGTCTCGAACGTCTTCTCCGGTGGGGGCCTGCTGCTGGGTTTCCTGCTGGGCATCGCCCTGGCGCCGCGGTTCTTCTCGCAGGGTGAGGGCGACCCGATGCAGGCGGTCATGTCGATCGTCCTGGTCTTCGTGGTGGCCGGGATCGGCAACTTCGTCGGCACGCTCATCGGGCGGTCGCTGCGCATCCGCCGCGGGCCGGGCCGCGCCGTCGACGCCGTCTTCGGGGCCGCCTTCGGCGCCGTCGTGGTGATGGCGGCCTCGTGGGCCCTCGGCTACGCGGTGAGCGCCTCCACGCTGCCGTACGTCAGCTCGGCGGTCCGCGACTCCTCGGTGCTCGCCCGCGTCGACCACCTGATGCCCGAGCGGGCCGGCGAGGCGCTCCGTGCGTTCACCGACACGCTCACCGGCGACGTCTTCCCGCGGTACCTCGATCCGTTCGAGACCGAGATCATCCCCGACACCGAGCCGCCGGATGACGCCACCTTGGCCCTGAAGTCGGTCCGCTCGGCCCGCCAGAGCGTCGTGCGACTGCTCGGCGAGGCCGAGTGCCGGCGCACGATCGAGGGCTCCGGGTTCGTCATCGCCCCGGAGCGCGTCATGACGAACGCCCACGTCATCGCCGGCGTCGACCGGCCCACGGTGACGCTGGGCGACCGGAGGCTCCAGGCGCGTCCGGTGTGGTTCGACACCCAGCTCGACCTCGCGGTCGTCGACGTCCCTGGACTCGACGGCACGCCGCTGCGCTTCGACACCGGGGCGCAGCAGGGTGACCCCGCCGCCGTGCTCGGCTTCCCCGAGAACGGCCCGTTCGACGCCCGCGCCGCACGCGTGCGTGGCCGGCTCGACCTCCGAGGGCCGGACATCTACGGCGACGGCCGCGTGGCGCGCGATGTCTTCTCGATCCGCTCGCTCGTCCGCTCGGGCAACTCCGGCGGCCCGCTGCTCTCGGCCCAGGGCGACGTCATCGGCGTGATCTTCGCGGCCTCGCTGTCCGATCCCGAGACGGGCTACGCCGTGACCGCCACCGAGACCCTGCCCGTCGCGCAGGCGGCGACGCGGGCCACGGCGACCGTGTCCACCGGGGCGTGCGCCTGA
- a CDS encoding MBL fold metallo-hydrolase — MSERQHVTDRASFILADNPGIMTLDGTNTWILREPGASRSVVVDPGPDLAEHLDAVVEAAGEVALVLFTHHHGDHTDALASIVAATGAPTRAISPEYTRDADPLTDGERIELDGLLIDVVAAPGHTKDSVAFLLPQDRALLSGDMVLGRGTTVVAHPDGALGPYLESMRRFRALVAAGEVSTILPGHGPVVTDPGTVLDFYLTHREERLGQVRDAVSRGARTAREVVETVYADVDPVLWGAAELSVRAQLEYLEGA; from the coding sequence GTGAGCGAGCGTCAGCACGTCACCGACCGTGCATCGTTCATCCTGGCCGACAACCCCGGGATCATGACCCTCGACGGCACGAACACCTGGATCCTGCGCGAGCCCGGCGCGTCACGCTCGGTCGTGGTCGACCCCGGCCCCGACCTCGCGGAGCACCTCGATGCCGTCGTGGAGGCCGCGGGCGAGGTCGCGTTGGTGCTCTTCACGCACCACCACGGCGACCACACCGACGCCCTCGCCTCGATCGTCGCGGCCACCGGCGCGCCCACCCGGGCGATCTCGCCGGAGTACACGCGTGACGCCGACCCACTGACCGACGGGGAGCGGATCGAGCTCGACGGACTCCTCATCGACGTGGTGGCCGCGCCGGGCCACACGAAGGACTCGGTGGCGTTCCTGCTGCCGCAGGATCGTGCCCTGCTCAGCGGCGACATGGTGCTGGGCCGCGGCACCACCGTCGTGGCCCACCCCGACGGGGCGCTCGGTCCCTACCTGGAGTCCATGCGCCGGTTCCGCGCGCTGGTGGCCGCCGGAGAGGTCTCGACGATCCTGCCCGGCCACGGGCCGGTCGTGACGGATCCGGGCACCGTCCTGGACTTCTACCTCACGCACCGCGAGGAACGCCTCGGCCAGGTGCGCGACGCGGTCTCGCGAGGCGCTCGCACCGCCCGCGAGGTGGTGGAGACCGTCTACGCCGACGTCGATCCCGTGCTGTGGGGCGCCGCCGAGCTCTCGGTGCGCGCCCAGCTGGAGTACCTGGAAGGCGCTTGA
- a CDS encoding RidA family protein, which yields MGAVVERLASMGISVPEVAAPVASYVPALRSGNHVYTSGQLPFVDGVLPGTGKVGAEVSPEDAQEYARLCALNVIAAIASVVDLDSVVRVVKLTVFVASAPDFTGQPAVANGASDLMAAAFGAAGSHARSAVGVAVLPLDTPVEIDAVVEVA from the coding sequence ATGGGTGCCGTCGTCGAACGCCTCGCCTCGATGGGCATCAGCGTGCCCGAGGTCGCCGCACCGGTGGCGTCCTACGTCCCGGCCCTGCGCAGCGGGAACCACGTGTACACGTCGGGCCAGCTGCCGTTCGTCGACGGTGTCCTGCCGGGCACCGGCAAGGTCGGCGCGGAGGTCTCGCCCGAGGACGCGCAGGAGTACGCACGCCTGTGCGCCCTGAACGTCATCGCGGCGATCGCCTCGGTGGTCGACCTCGACTCGGTCGTGCGGGTCGTGAAGCTGACCGTGTTCGTGGCCAGCGCGCCCGACTTCACCGGCCAGCCGGCCGTGGCCAACGGCGCGAGCGACCTGATGGCCGCCGCGTTCGGTGCCGCCGGCTCCCACGCACGCAGCGCCGTGGGCGTCGCCGTCCTCCCGTTGGACACCCCCGTCGAGATCGACGCGGTCGTCGAGGTGGCCTGA
- a CDS encoding HAD family hydrolase — translation MTWRPRLVALDVDGTIVDHRNELSPAVKEAILGLREQGVPVVIATGRAVPGVYDVLDKLGFREGLGVASNGSVVFSVDPFEVVHTTTFDAREAVKRVLERVPEALVAVEEVGVGYRVNRAFPKGEITGKIILDEVDRMVSQPVTRVVVRAPDHDRDEFSKLVGDLGLDGTNYYIGYTAWLDLAPEGVSKASGLDVVCRSMGLTAADVLAVGDGSNDVEMIRWAGRGVAMGQAPDELIAVADAVTGPVEADGLAEELSRWLR, via the coding sequence GTGACCTGGCGCCCGCGGCTCGTCGCGCTCGACGTCGACGGCACGATCGTCGACCACCGCAACGAGCTCAGCCCTGCGGTGAAGGAGGCGATCCTCGGCCTGCGCGAGCAGGGCGTCCCGGTGGTCATCGCCACCGGCCGCGCGGTGCCGGGCGTGTACGACGTGCTCGACAAGCTGGGGTTCCGCGAGGGCCTCGGGGTGGCCAGCAACGGCTCCGTGGTGTTCTCCGTCGACCCGTTCGAGGTCGTCCACACCACCACGTTCGATGCCCGCGAGGCCGTCAAGCGCGTGCTCGAGCGGGTGCCGGAGGCGCTCGTGGCGGTCGAGGAGGTCGGCGTCGGCTACCGCGTGAACCGCGCGTTCCCCAAGGGCGAGATCACCGGGAAGATCATCCTCGACGAGGTCGACCGCATGGTGTCGCAGCCCGTCACCCGCGTGGTCGTGCGCGCCCCCGACCACGACCGCGACGAGTTCTCGAAGCTGGTCGGGGACCTCGGCCTCGATGGCACGAACTACTACATCGGCTACACCGCGTGGCTCGACCTCGCGCCCGAGGGCGTCTCGAAGGCGTCGGGCCTCGACGTCGTGTGCCGCTCGATGGGTCTGACCGCCGCCGACGTCCTCGCCGTCGGCGACGGCAGCAACGACGTCGAGATGATCCGCTGGGCCGGCCGCGGCGTGGCCATGGGCCAGGCCCCCGACGAGCTCATCGCCGTCGCCGACGCCGTCACCGGCCCGGTCGAGGCCGACGGCCTCGCCGAGGAGCTCTCGCGCTGGCTGAGGTGA
- a CDS encoding ArsA-related P-loop ATPase — protein MANSTPLHVVTGKGGTGKTTVAAALALALAGRGLTVLLCEVEGRQGIAQLFDVPPLPYEERRIATSDAGGHVHALAIDPEAALLEYLQMYYRLGRAGRALDKFGVIDFATTIAPGVRDVLLTGKVYEAARRRKGDKSSDFVYDAVVVDAPPTGRIARFLGVNDDVAGLAKVGPIKTQSESIMKMMRSPQTAVHLVTVLEEMPVQETLDGIDELTRAGLPVGHVVVNLVRPSLLSADTVEALQAGRLDAKAVAPVLERAGLPREAAGTLVADGFGHVERQHLQTEQQRIIDGCSRPHVSMPLLTGGIDLGALQDLAVQLAPLLEDAR, from the coding sequence GTGGCGAACTCGACCCCCCTGCACGTGGTGACGGGCAAGGGCGGCACCGGCAAGACCACGGTGGCCGCCGCCCTCGCCCTCGCCCTCGCCGGGCGCGGACTCACGGTGCTGCTGTGCGAGGTCGAGGGGCGCCAGGGCATCGCCCAGCTCTTCGACGTGCCGCCGCTGCCCTACGAGGAGCGCCGGATCGCCACGAGCGACGCCGGGGGCCACGTCCACGCGCTGGCGATCGATCCCGAGGCGGCGCTGCTGGAGTACCTGCAGATGTACTACCGCCTCGGCCGCGCCGGCCGCGCGCTCGACAAGTTCGGCGTCATCGACTTCGCCACGACGATCGCGCCGGGCGTGCGCGACGTGCTGTTGACGGGCAAGGTCTACGAGGCCGCGCGTCGCCGCAAGGGCGACAAGTCCTCGGACTTCGTCTACGACGCGGTGGTGGTCGACGCGCCGCCCACCGGCCGGATCGCGCGGTTCCTCGGGGTCAACGACGACGTGGCTGGCCTGGCCAAGGTCGGTCCGATCAAGACCCAGTCCGAGTCGATCATGAAGATGATGCGCAGCCCGCAGACGGCCGTGCACCTCGTCACCGTCCTGGAGGAGATGCCCGTGCAGGAGACGCTCGACGGCATCGACGAGCTGACCCGTGCCGGCCTTCCCGTCGGTCATGTCGTGGTGAACCTCGTGCGTCCTTCGCTGCTGTCGGCCGACACCGTCGAGGCCCTCCAGGCGGGGCGGCTCGACGCGAAGGCGGTGGCTCCCGTCCTGGAGCGGGCCGGCCTGCCCCGCGAGGCCGCAGGCACGCTCGTGGCGGACGGCTTCGGCCACGTCGAGCGCCAGCACCTCCAGACCGAGCAGCAGCGGATCATCGACGGCTGCAGTCGGCCCCACGTGTCGATGCCGCTGCTCACCGGTGGCATCGACCTCGGTGCGCTGCAGGACCTCGCGGTGCAGCTCGCGCCGCTCCTGGAGGACGCGCGATGA
- a CDS encoding Crp/Fnr family transcriptional regulator, whose amino-acid sequence MTDDVLRQAPLFNGLDDDASGALESSMSPVTLRRGEVLFGEGDEGDQLYVVIEGKIKLGRRSVDGRENLIAILGPGQMFGELSFFDPGPRSATATAVTDTELRSLGHSALNPVLQSHPDVAYALLNQLAGRLRRTNEVVGDLVFSDVPGRVSKALLDLAARFGREADDGIHVNHDLTQEELAQLVGASRETVNKALADFASRGWLRLEPRSVIILDLERLKRRSR is encoded by the coding sequence GTGACCGATGATGTTCTGCGCCAAGCTCCTCTGTTCAACGGCCTCGACGACGACGCCTCCGGCGCGCTCGAGTCCTCCATGTCGCCGGTGACCCTGCGTCGCGGCGAGGTCCTGTTCGGCGAGGGCGACGAGGGTGACCAGCTCTACGTCGTCATCGAGGGCAAGATCAAGCTCGGCCGTCGCTCGGTCGACGGGCGCGAGAACCTCATCGCGATCCTCGGCCCCGGCCAGATGTTCGGCGAGCTCTCGTTCTTCGACCCGGGCCCGCGCTCGGCCACGGCCACCGCCGTCACCGACACCGAGCTGCGCAGCCTCGGTCACAGTGCGCTCAACCCGGTGCTCCAGTCGCACCCCGACGTCGCCTACGCCCTGCTGAACCAGCTCGCCGGCCGCCTGCGTCGCACCAACGAGGTCGTGGGCGACCTCGTGTTCTCCGACGTCCCCGGCCGCGTCTCGAAGGCGCTGCTCGACCTCGCCGCCCGCTTCGGTCGAGAGGCCGACGACGGCATCCACGTCAACCACGACCTCACGCAGGAGGAGCTGGCCCAGCTCGTCGGCGCCTCGCGCGAGACCGTGAACAAGGCGCTGGCCGACTTCGCCTCGCGTGGCTGGCTGCGCCTCGAGCCCCGCTCGGTCATCATCCTCGACCTCGAGCGCCTCAAGCGCCGCTCGCGCTGA
- the nth gene encoding endonuclease III, producing MPAESTPATTRPATSLVRRARKINRVLAQTYPDARCELDFENPFQLLVATVLSAQTTDRRVNAITPTLFTAYPDAAALAGADRAAVEEIIRPTGFFRAKTESILGLSSALVERFDGEVPGRLGDLVSLPGVGRKTANVVLGNAFDVPGITVDTHFARLVRRWEWVDEATAKDPVKTEHAVGALFPRSDWTMLCHHVIWHGRRRCHARVPACGACPVAQWCPSYGLGPTDPEVAEALVTTQGPA from the coding sequence GTGCCAGCCGAATCGACGCCCGCGACCACGCGTCCGGCCACGTCCCTCGTGCGGCGCGCACGCAAGATCAACCGGGTCCTGGCGCAGACCTATCCCGACGCCCGGTGCGAGCTCGACTTCGAGAATCCCTTCCAGCTGCTGGTGGCCACGGTGCTCTCCGCCCAGACCACCGACCGCCGCGTCAACGCGATCACGCCCACCCTGTTCACGGCGTATCCCGACGCCGCCGCGCTCGCCGGCGCCGACCGCGCGGCAGTGGAGGAGATCATCCGGCCCACCGGCTTCTTCCGTGCCAAGACCGAGAGCATCCTGGGCCTGTCGTCCGCGCTCGTCGAGCGCTTCGACGGCGAGGTCCCGGGGAGGCTGGGCGACCTCGTGTCCCTGCCGGGGGTCGGACGCAAGACCGCGAACGTCGTCCTCGGCAACGCCTTCGACGTCCCGGGGATCACCGTCGACACGCACTTCGCCCGCCTCGTGCGCCGGTGGGAGTGGGTCGACGAGGCGACCGCGAAGGATCCCGTGAAGACCGAGCACGCCGTCGGCGCCCTGTTCCCGCGCAGCGACTGGACGATGCTGTGCCACCACGTGATCTGGCACGGTCGCCGTCGCTGTCACGCGCGCGTGCCCGCCTGCGGCGCCTGCCCCGTCGCGCAGTGGTGCCCCTCCTACGGACTGGGGCCCACCGACCCCGAGGTGGCCGAGGCGCTCGTCACCACGCAGGGGCCCGCATGA
- a CDS encoding NUDIX hydrolase: protein MTDSSHAAAPLVGLPEWLHPLAEILDSVEAEHLAPRFPHPPPEARPAAVLMLFADGEQGRELLLTERAATLRSHARQISFPGGRQDATDRDPVHTALREAQEEVGLDPTEVVVFGSLPTLWLPPSNHAVTPVLGYWTSPRLLHAHSPAEVEKVLPTPLDLLLDPDRRFSVVHPSGWTGPAFDIGTDVPLWGFTAGIIARLFERLGWERPWDATRTRPIPE from the coding sequence ATGACCGACTCCTCCCACGCGGCCGCTCCCCTCGTCGGACTGCCGGAGTGGCTGCATCCGCTCGCCGAGATTCTCGACTCCGTCGAGGCCGAGCACCTGGCGCCCCGGTTCCCCCACCCGCCGCCGGAGGCTCGCCCGGCCGCCGTGCTGATGCTCTTCGCCGACGGCGAGCAGGGGCGCGAGCTGCTGCTCACCGAGCGCGCAGCCACGCTGCGCAGCCACGCTCGGCAGATCTCCTTCCCGGGAGGGCGGCAGGACGCCACCGACCGCGACCCCGTCCACACCGCGCTGCGCGAGGCGCAGGAGGAGGTCGGCCTCGACCCGACCGAGGTGGTCGTCTTCGGCTCCCTGCCCACGCTGTGGCTGCCGCCGAGCAACCACGCCGTGACACCCGTGCTCGGCTACTGGACCAGCCCGCGCCTCCTGCACGCGCACAGCCCCGCCGAGGTCGAGAAGGTGCTGCCCACGCCGCTCGACCTGCTGCTCGATCCCGACCGCCGCTTCAGCGTCGTGCACCCCTCGGGCTGGACCGGACCCGCCTTCGACATCGGCACCGACGTCCCGCTCTGGGGCTTCACCGCCGGCATCATCGCCCGTCTGTTCGAGCGTCTCGGGTGGGAGCGCCCCTGGGACGCCACCCGGACCCGACCCATCCCGGAGTGA
- the acs gene encoding acetate--CoA ligase produces the protein MTQTGIDNLAHEDRIFEPPADLAANANVTAEAYDRAEQDRLGFWGEQANRLTWDTPFTDVLDWSNPPFAKWFVGGKLNVAYNCVDRHVENGLGDKVAFHFVGEPGDTRDITYAQLKDEVSKAANAITELGIEAGDRVAIYLPMIPEAVIAMLACARLGAPHTVVFGGFSSDALASRVEDCEAKLVITADGGYRRGSPSALKPAVDEAIAKLGDRSPVENVLVVRRTGQEVAFDQDIDVWWDELVDESSTDHTPEAFDAEHPLYVMYTSGTTGKPKGILHTSGGYLTQCAYTFDAVFDHKRDTDVFWCTADVGWVTGHSYIVYGPTAEGATQVLYEGTPDTPHKGRWWEIIAEKGVTLFYTAPTAIRTFMKWGDDIPAQYDLSTLRILGSVGESINPEAYVWYRKNIGGDRTPIVDTWWQTETGAHMLSPLPGVTTAKPGSAMGPLPGISAEVVNDEGKPVGNGEGGYLVLTEPWPSMLRTIWGDDQRFKDTYWARFPNMYFAGDGAKKDDDGAIWLLGRVDDVMNVSGHRLSTTEIESALVSHPTVAEAAVVGASDDMTGQAVVAFVILRESAGEAGGTDEAIVALRNHVAKEIGPIAKPRQIMVVPELPKTRSGKIMRRLLRDVAENREVGDATTLADSSVMDLITAGLKKPAADQE, from the coding sequence GTGACTCAGACCGGCATCGACAACCTCGCCCACGAGGATCGCATCTTCGAGCCGCCGGCCGACCTGGCCGCGAACGCCAACGTCACCGCCGAGGCCTACGACCGCGCCGAGCAGGACCGCCTCGGCTTCTGGGGTGAGCAGGCGAACCGCCTCACCTGGGACACCCCGTTCACGGACGTCCTCGACTGGTCGAACCCGCCGTTCGCCAAGTGGTTCGTCGGCGGCAAGCTCAACGTCGCGTACAACTGCGTCGACCGCCACGTCGAGAACGGGCTGGGCGACAAGGTCGCGTTCCACTTCGTCGGCGAGCCCGGCGACACCCGCGACATCACGTACGCCCAGCTCAAGGACGAGGTCTCCAAGGCCGCCAACGCGATCACCGAGCTCGGCATCGAGGCCGGCGACCGCGTGGCCATCTACCTCCCGATGATCCCCGAGGCCGTCATCGCCATGCTCGCGTGTGCTCGCCTGGGTGCGCCGCACACCGTGGTCTTCGGCGGCTTCAGCTCCGACGCGCTCGCCAGCCGCGTGGAGGACTGCGAGGCGAAGCTCGTCATCACCGCCGACGGCGGCTACCGCCGCGGCAGCCCCTCGGCCCTCAAGCCCGCCGTGGACGAGGCGATCGCGAAGCTCGGCGACAGGAGCCCCGTCGAGAACGTGCTCGTCGTGCGCCGCACCGGCCAGGAGGTCGCGTTCGACCAGGACATCGACGTCTGGTGGGACGAGCTGGTCGACGAGTCCTCGACCGACCACACCCCCGAGGCGTTCGACGCCGAGCACCCGCTCTACGTCATGTACACGTCGGGCACCACGGGCAAGCCCAAGGGCATCCTGCACACCAGCGGCGGCTACCTGACGCAGTGTGCCTACACGTTCGACGCCGTCTTCGACCACAAGCGCGACACCGACGTGTTCTGGTGCACCGCCGACGTCGGCTGGGTCACCGGCCACTCGTACATCGTGTACGGCCCCACGGCCGAGGGCGCCACGCAGGTGCTCTACGAGGGCACGCCCGACACCCCGCACAAGGGCCGCTGGTGGGAGATCATCGCCGAGAAGGGCGTGACGCTCTTCTACACGGCCCCCACCGCGATCCGCACGTTCATGAAGTGGGGCGACGACATCCCCGCCCAGTACGACCTGTCGACGCTGCGCATCCTGGGCTCGGTGGGCGAGTCCATCAACCCCGAGGCGTACGTCTGGTACCGCAAGAACATCGGCGGCGACCGCACGCCGATCGTCGACACGTGGTGGCAGACCGAGACCGGCGCGCACATGCTCAGCCCGCTCCCGGGCGTGACGACCGCCAAGCCCGGCTCGGCCATGGGCCCGCTGCCGGGCATCAGCGCCGAGGTCGTGAACGACGAGGGCAAGCCGGTGGGCAACGGCGAGGGCGGCTACCTCGTCCTCACCGAGCCGTGGCCGTCGATGCTGCGCACGATCTGGGGCGACGACCAGCGGTTCAAGGACACCTACTGGGCGCGCTTCCCGAACATGTACTTCGCGGGCGACGGCGCCAAGAAGGACGACGACGGCGCGATCTGGCTGCTCGGTCGCGTCGACGACGTCATGAACGTCTCGGGGCACCGGCTGTCGACCACCGAGATCGAGTCCGCGCTCGTGTCGCACCCCACCGTGGCCGAGGCCGCGGTCGTGGGCGCGTCGGACGACATGACCGGCCAGGCGGTCGTGGCGTTCGTCATCCTGCGTGAGTCGGCCGGCGAGGCGGGTGGCACCGACGAGGCGATCGTCGCGCTGCGCAACCACGTGGCCAAGGAGATCGGCCCGATCGCGAAGCCTCGCCAGATCATGGTCGTGCCCGAGCTGCCCAAGACGCGGTCGGGCAAGATCATGCGTCGCCTGCTGCGCGACGTGGCCGAGAACCGTGAGGTCGGCGACGCGACGACCCTGGCCGACTCCTCGGTGATGGACCTGATCACCGCCGGCCTGAAGAAGCCGGCCGCCGACCAGGAGTGA
- a CDS encoding phage holin family protein has protein sequence MTKTTDDPTIGRLVADVTRDLSSIVQHEIALAKSELRVSVKAGGIGIALVAVAAFLLLLVLILASITVAYFLTMTGLHPAWAFLIVTAFYLLLAVVLVLVAWTRFKKVRAPENTIGTVRQLPSALKPGTPSPGTRVKTAARG, from the coding sequence ATGACGAAGACCACGGACGACCCCACGATCGGACGGCTCGTCGCAGACGTGACCCGCGACCTCTCGTCGATCGTCCAGCACGAGATCGCGCTGGCGAAGTCGGAGCTGCGTGTCAGCGTGAAGGCGGGAGGCATCGGCATCGCGCTCGTGGCCGTCGCCGCGTTCCTGCTGCTGCTGGTCCTGATCCTCGCCTCGATCACCGTGGCGTACTTCCTGACGATGACCGGGCTGCACCCCGCCTGGGCGTTCCTGATCGTGACGGCGTTCTACCTGCTGCTCGCGGTCGTGCTCGTGCTCGTGGCCTGGACTCGCTTCAAGAAGGTGCGCGCGCCCGAGAACACCATCGGCACGGTGCGCCAGCTCCCGTCGGCACTCAAGCCGGGCACCCCCTCGCCGGGGACGCGCGTCAAGACCGCCGCGCGCGGCTGA
- a CDS encoding DUF4177 domain-containing protein codes for MTKWEYLTAPVLVHATKQILDNFGRDGWELVQIVPGMNPENLVAYFKRPVA; via the coding sequence ATGACCAAGTGGGAATACCTGACGGCCCCGGTGCTCGTCCACGCGACCAAGCAGATCCTCGACAACTTCGGCCGCGACGGCTGGGAGCTGGTGCAGATCGTGCCGGGCATGAACCCGGAGAACCTCGTCGCCTACTTCAAGCGCCCGGTGGCCTGA